A genomic segment from Aspergillus puulaauensis MK2 DNA, chromosome 1, nearly complete sequence encodes:
- the RNR2 gene encoding ribonucleotide-diphosphate reductase subunit RNR2 (COG:F;~EggNog:ENOG410PGIN;~InterPro:IPR009078,IPR000358,IPR033909,IPR012348, IPR030475;~PFAM:PF00268;~TransMembrane:1 (o229-250i);~go_function: GO:0016491 - oxidoreductase activity [Evidence IEA];~go_process: GO:0009263 - deoxyribonucleotide biosynthetic process [Evidence IEA];~go_process: GO:0055114 - oxidation-reduction process [Evidence IEA]): MSAQLTPSKQAATSLENLKMNDSPVKKLNFEAADKENAPASDPVVDATTMPVAEKPVGPSKAQLKIREIEANEPLLQENPHRFVLFPIKYHEIWQMYKKAEASFWTAEEIDLSKDLHDWNNRLTDDERFFISRVLAFFAASDGIVNENLLERFSGEVQIPEARCFYGFQIMIENIHAETYSLLIDTYIKEPKQRTYLFDAIDTIPCIRKKADWAIRWIQDQESTFAQRLVAFAAVEGIFFSGSFASIFWLKKRGLMPGLTFSNELISRDEGLHTDFACLLFSHLNWRPSNQVVEDIIVEAVSIEKEFLTDALPCALLGMNSNLMCQYIEFVADRLLVALGNKKYFNATNPFDFMETISLAGKTNFFEKRVGDYQKAGVMASTKKDPKQEEAKAASGNGLSFDEDF; encoded by the exons ATGTCTGCGCAGCTCACTCCCTCCAAACAG GCTGCTACCTCTCTCGAGAACCTCAAGATGAACGACTCTCCTGTCAAGAAACTCAACTTCGAAGCCGCGGACAAGGAGAACGCGCCCGCGTCCGACCCTGTCGTCGACGCCACCACCATGCCCGTTGCAGAGAAGCCTGTTGGGCCTTCGAAGGCCCAGCTCAAAATTAGAGAAATTGAGGCCAATGAGCCTCTGCTCCAAGAGAACCCCCACCGCTTTGTCTTGTTCCCTATCAAGTACCATGAG ATCTGGCAAATGTACAAGAAGGCCGAGGCCTCCTTCTGGACCGCTGAGGAAATCGATCTCTCGAAGGACCTTCACGACTGGAACAACCGCCTGACTGATGATGAAcgcttcttcatctcgcgTGTCTTGGCTTTCTTTGCCGCTTCCGATGGCATTGTCAACGAGAACCTGCTGGAGCGATTCAGTGGAGAAGTTCAGATTCCCGAGGCCCGCTGCTTCTACGGTTTCCAGATCATGATTGAGAACATTCACGCTGAGACCTACTCGCTCTTGATTGACACTTACATCAAGGAGCCCAAGCAGCGCACATACCTCTTTGATGCCATTGATACTA TTCCCTGCATTCGCAAGAAGGCCGACTGGGCTATTAGGTGGATCCAGGACCAGGAATCTACATTCGCCCAACGTCTGGTTGCATTCGCTGCCGTTGAGggtatcttcttctccggctcGTTTGCCTCTATCTTCTGGCTGAAGAAGCGTGGCTTGATGCCCGGTCTCACTTTCTCTAACGAGCTCATCTCTCGTGACGAGGGTCTCCATACCGACTTTGCGTGCTTGCTGTTCTCTCACCTGAACTGGCGTCCATCCAACCAGGTCGTCGAGGACATCATCGTTGAGGCTGTTTCTATCGAGAAGGAGTTCCTCACGGATGCTCTTCCCTGCGCGCTCTTGGGAATGAACTCCAACCTCATGTGTCAGTACATTGAGTTTGTTGCTGACCGCCTCCTTGTTGCTCTTGGTAACAAGAAGTACTTCAACGCCACCAACCCCTTCGACTTCATGGAGACCATCTCTCTGGCTGGTAAGACCAACTTCTTCGAGAAGCGTGTCGGTGACTACCAGAAGGCCGGTGTCATGGCAAGCACCAAGAAGGACCCcaagcaggaggaggctAAGGCCGCCAGCGGTAACGGCCTGTCCTTTGACGAGGACTTCTAA
- the NCS2 gene encoding uncharacterized protein (COG:J;~EggNog:ENOG410PNNT;~InterPro:IPR019407,IPR014729;~PFAM:PF10288;~go_function: GO:0000049 - tRNA binding [Evidence IEA];~go_process: GO:0002098 - tRNA wobble uridine modification [Evidence IEA];~go_process: GO:0034227 - tRNA thio-modification [Evidence IEA]) — protein MPGKQLSDPCMDCKDADAVLTIRRRSLCRDCYIQFVGYKAFRRMERYRLRKDLPRTGPCPVLLPLSCGLSSSVLLNMVHAQVEEQLSKPRGPQAFDLHVLIVEPSSISSTNVLQDGAFELLQRRFPLASFTRLPLHSVFEYVPGLDRILAEYAGQSFADNTSRPPKERLDAFRASITSPTSIADVDSILLNRLIIAFAKDINCVGIIWGDSDDRLAAKTLANVSKGRGSCLTWQVSDGPSPFGMEFNFPLRDLFTAELQNYANFFPELTEIIIPDAPLSDNILTKNLSIDQLMMRYVSSQGAKYPGVMSNVTRTANKLQSSRMPTDGSRCVLCDTVICNPEGSTNQSQFIVDSEKHPSNNFCYACERSRPELS, from the exons ATGCCTGGGAAACAATTGTCAGATCCATGCATGGACTGTAAGGATGCGGACGCCGTTCTCACTATTCGGCGCCGCTCTCTTTGCAG GGACTGCTATATACAATTCGTTGGATACAAGGCCTTTAGGCGCATGGAGAGGTATCGTCTCCGGAAAGACTTACCGAGAACTGGGCCATGTCCAGTGCTTTTGCCTTTGTCGTGCGGTCTCTCCTCATCAGTCCTCTTGAACATGGTTCATGCACAAGTTGAAGAACAACTTTCGAAGCCACGCGGCCCTCAGGCATTTGACCTCCACGTTCTCATTGTTGAACCGTCGAGTATTTCCTCGACCAATGTGCTGCAAGACGGAGCCTTTGAGTTGCTCCAGCGTCGTTTCCCTTTGGCCTCGTTCactcgtcttcctctccataGTGTCTTCGAATATGTACCAGGCTTGGACCGCATTCTAGCCGAATACGCTGGGCAAAGCTTCGCAGATAATACCTCGCGACCTCCGAAAGAACGCCTTGACGCGTTTCGCGCGTCTATTACTTCACCTACTTCCATCGCTGATGTCGACTCTATCCTACTCAATAGACTCATCATAGCCTTTGCTAAGGATATAAACTGCGTTGGAATTATATGGGGAGACTCCGATGACCGACTGGCTGCGAAGACACTAGCCAATGTCTCCAAAGGGCGCGGCTCGTGCTTAACATGGCAGGTGTCTGACGGACCGTCCCCATTCGGGATGGAATTCAACTTTCCATTGCGGGACTTGTTTACCGCAGAACTGCAGAACTATGCCAATTTCTTCCCGGAACTCACCGAAATAATAATCCCGGACGCTCCTCTCTCGGATAACATCCTCACAAAGAACCTGTCTATTGACCAACTAATGATGCGCTATGTTTCGTCCCAGGGTGCCAAGTATCCCGGTGTCATGTCCAACGTAACAAGGACAGCAAATAAGCTTCAGTCGTCGCGAATGCCCACTGATGGATCAAGATGTGTACTATGTGACACTGTTATTTGCAATCCTGAAGGGTCGACCAACCAATCTCAATTCATTGTTGACTCCGAGAAACATCCATCGAACAATTTCTGTTACGCATGCGAACGCTCTCGTCCAGAACTAAGCTAA
- a CDS encoding uncharacterized protein (COG:S;~EggNog:ENOG410PK4H;~InterPro:IPR010733;~PFAM:PF07000), with protein MRGNPPTTEEPQGTAVSSYDPNPSNQEPESTSSGKNLAQSLVTRCRTLLAELDAFKALLAETQRNPQTVEVRSLRSNALSELKTLEKLSTQLDDASARIASQDPESEEAIDMREAELRAVHALRSSNLPFYEAVWTIAKRTCTGLVAFGKRFYWEEKAGNKNLDKRKSVFVDIVADDGEEWVKVSTISETRLLFEMAKKGWEGGSDDDEDGEERTVLQNHGREDDSDYDDNDDDDEIELLKLASDMGKAANLVRVNYRRPRLRFMIPKIVEGQVPEIDDLLKAIRSHGVVVVCGEDVAAMQTFSESEHPLAEAVSVQDEVRNLLPNRFKRFTPTLNVDCTLLLAIISDLSHSMEIAPSEQYHRAINRQIEIERERPLLTTELWPAMESHELVCTGEAAQRMREIVETIGTETEKQRMTIIMGDQPFAGATSASIVGELQKMSDYQVPSQLDLPIRVVDANAAFASGNKQANLPPIAQKVEKILSDINTSVFMYGWISEIMTITSNRTVVKQIENLIEMHRDEEDLIGPLIWVCDTARSLIGKEKGRKD; from the coding sequence ATGCGGGGCAACCCTCCCACCACAGAAGAGCCGCAGGGAACAGCGGTGTCAAGCTACGACCCAAATCCTTCAAACCAGGAGCCAgaatccacctccagcggAAAAAATCTCGCACAATCCCTCGTCACGCGATGCCGCACTCTCCTCGCCGAACTCGACGCCTTCAAGGCTCTACTCGCAGAGACGCAACGGAACCCGCAGACCGTTGAAGTCCGATCCCTGCGCTCTAATGCTCTTTCAGAACTTAAAACCCTCGAGAAACTGTCTACCCAGCTTGATGATGCGAGTGCGCGAATTGCTAGCCAAGATCCTGAGTCAGAGGAGGCTATAGATATGCGGGAGGCGGAATTGAGGGCTGTTCATGCATTGAGGTCATCAAATTTACCATTCTACGAGGCCGTTTGGACGATTGCGAAGAGAACCTGTACAGGGTTAGTTGCGTTCGGGAAAAGGTTCTACTGGGAGGAGAAAGCGGGGAATAAGAATTTGGATAAACGGAAGAGTGTGTTTGTGGATATTGTTGCAGATGATGGTGAGGAGTGGGTGAAGGTTTCTACAATTTCGGAGACGAGGCTGTTGTTTGAGATGGCTAAGaagggttgggaggggggttcggatgatgatgaagatggggagGAACGAACGGTTCTACAGAATCATGGCCGTGAGGATGATAGTGACTACGATGAtaatgacgacgacgacgagattGAGTTGCTCAAGCTGGCGAGTGACATGGGGAAAGCTGCAAATCTCGTCAGGGTGAACTACAGGCGACCTCGGCTACGGTTTATGATCCCGAAAATTGTGGAAGGGCAGGTTCCTGAGATTGATGATCTTCTAAAAGCTATCCGAAGTCATGGCGTGGTAGTTGTTTGTGGAGAGGATGTGGCTGCGATGCAAACCTTTAGTGAAAGCGAACACCCTCTGGCAGAAGCTGTTTCTGTTCAAGACGAGGTTCGAAATCTTCTTCCCAACCGATTCAAAAGGTTCACGCCCACGCTCAACGTTGACTGTACCCTATTACTGGCTATCATTTCGGACTTGTCCCATTCCATGGAAATAGCACCCTCTGAACAGTATCACAGGGCGATCAACCGGCAGATTGAAATTGAACGTGAACGACCGTTGCTAACAACAGAGCTTTGGCCGGCGATGGAGTCTCACGAGCTGGTATGCACAGGTGAAGCCGCTCAAAGGATGCGCGAGATAGTGGAGACAATCGGTACCGAAACGGAGAAGCAACGGATGACAATTATAATGGGTGATCAGCCCTTCGCTGGCGCAACGTCAGCGTCAATAGTTGGAGAACTTCAAAAAATGTCGGACTACCAGGTACCTTCTCAACTGGACCTTCCCATTAGGGTAGTCGATGCCAATGCAGCTTTTGCTTCTGGAAACAAGCAGGCAAATTTACCTCCAATTGCTCAAAAAGTGGAAAAAATATTGTCTGACATAAATACCAGCGTATTTATGTATGGCTGGATCTCAGAGATTATGACCATAACGAGCAATAGGACGGTGGTCAAGCAAATCGAGAATTTGATCGAAATGCAtagagatgaggaagacctgATAGGGCCATTGATCTGGGTGTGTGACACGGCGAGGAGTTTGataggaaaagaaaagggccGGAAAGATTAA
- a CDS encoding putative integral membrane protein (Ptm1) (BUSCO:EOG092625OH;~COG:S;~EggNog:ENOG410PFCR;~InterPro:IPR009637;~PFAM:PF06814;~SECRETED:SignalP(1-20);~TransMembrane:7 (n7-15c20/21o187-207i219-238o250-279i291-314o320-346i367-391o411-428i);~go_component: GO:0016021 - integral component of membrane [Evidence IEA]): MRSWIRALGLSALLAGLTFANEAELTQDASKRLQCSGMYSRKAWGGNTDPFILTKFAKLPTDGDFDPIVSLLIFEWSDEPLIGRRISDDPEDYKSICDQGSVQEGLCTSGQLGSFLLAPNASDASQFHILSQGVHLKNPEAINYPIKKTGYYCVSTYGYSGDDYRGVVEFRNAYGELPAAQIPKLPFYGGLTIVYAVVGLYWAFLYVQNRHDILPVQNYITAILVFLILEQLMTWGFYDYQNRHGLNVGAKVLMVIVSVLNAIRTSFSFFLLLIVCMGYGVVKPSLGRTMVYVRILAITHFVFAMIYAVASLSITPEAAGILILFIELPLAATLTAFYVWTLSSLNATMKDLIDRKQKTKAMMYKKLWWCLLGSIIVLFGFIFINALAFASRSEADFLPEHWKSRWFVLDGWLSIVYFVDLAFIAYLWRPTANNRRFAMSDELAQDDDGFEIRSFNGALDEEDALGGLDEHSPHEQRRDLSPVPPKPVPSAARTRESLDAMDSETIFAVGDDPDKWTDDEDSPRNSTERKALTKDVD, encoded by the exons ATGAGAAGCTGGATTCGGGCGCTTGGGTTGTCTGCCTTATTGGCAGGACTAACTTTTGCAAATGAAGCGGAATTG ACGCAAGACGCCTCCAAACGGTTACAATGTTCGGGCATGTATAGCCGTAAGGCTTGGGGTGGAAATACCGACCCGTTCATCCTGACCAAGTTCGCAAAACTACCGACCGATGGCGATTTTGATCCTATTGTTAGTCTTTTGATTTTCGAATGGAGTGATGAACCTTTGATTGGAAGACGTATATCCGACGATCCCGAG GACTACAAATCGATTTGCGATCAAGGCAGCGTGCAAGAGGGATTATGCACCTCCGGCCAACTCGgttccttccttctcgccccGAACGCCAGCGATGCCTCTCAGTTTCATATTCTCTCGCAGGGAGTACATCTTAAAAACCCCGAAGCCATCAACTATCCGATAAAGAAGACAGGATACTATTGTGTGAGCACGTATGGCTATTCTGGCGATGATTATAGGGGCGTCGTGGAGTTCAGGAATGCGTACGGCGAGCTTCCAGCTGCGCAAATCCCGAAACTGCCATTCTATGGGGGCCTGACAATCGTGTACGCCGTGGTTGGCTT GTACTGGGCCTTCCTATACGTTCAAAACCGCCATGATATCC TACCCGTGCAAAATTACATTACTGCTATCTTGGTGTTCTTGATTTTAGAGCAGTTGATGACATGGGGCTTTTATG ACTATCAAAACCGACATGGATTAAATGTTGGAGCAAAAGTACTGATGGTTATCGTTTCTGTCCTCAACGCGATTCGCACTTCATTCTCGTTTTTCCTGCTTCTTATTGTCTGTATGGGCTACGGTGTGGTCAAGCCTTCCTTGGGTCGAACCATGGTATATGTTCGCATTCTTGCCATCACACACTTTGTATTCGCCATGATTTATGCCGTCGCCAGCTTATCCATTACGCCTGAAGCTGCCGGTATCCTGATTCTATTTATTGAACTTCCGCTTGCCGCAACATTGACTGCATTTTACGTGTGGACTTTGAGTTCACTGAATGCAACTATGAAAGACCTGATCgacaggaagcagaagaccaAGGCGATGATGTATAAGAAGCTATGGTGGTGCCTCCTCGGGAGCATTATCGTGCTATttggcttcattttcatcAATGCTCTTGCATTCGCTAGCCGCTCCGAGGCCGATTTCTTGCCCGAGCACTGGAAGAGCCGTTGGTTTGTATTGGATGGATGGCTGAGCATTGTCTATTTTGTCGATCTGGCATTCATTGCCTACTTGTGGCGTCCCACTGCCAACAACCGGCGATTTGCGATGAGTGACGAG CTTGCtcaagatgatgatggcttTGAGATTCGATCCTTCAATGGAGCtttggatgaagaggacgccCTTGGTGGCTTGGATGAACATTCTCCTCATGAACAGCGCCGTGACCTATCACCAGTACCTCCCAAGCCTGTTCCTTCCGCCGCACGAACTCGGGAGTCTCTGGATGCAATGGATTCTGAGACAATCTTCGCCGTTGGTGACGATCCCGATAAATGGaccgatgacgaggactcGCCGCGTAACTCTACTGAAAGGAAGGCACTTACAAAAGATGTGGATTAA
- the SWD2 gene encoding WD-repeat containing protein SWD2 (COG:A;~EggNog:ENOG410PFQ5;~InterPro:IPR037867,IPR036322,IPR015943,IPR019775, IPR001680,IPR017986;~PFAM:PF00400;~go_component: GO:0048188 - Set1C/COMPASS complex [Evidence IEA];~go_function: GO:0005515 - protein binding [Evidence IEA]) translates to MADGGQSTPQQLQLQQQAAQQTQKVSDIIRSYRPAKVFKPTKQESFITSLDFDDQGEFVVTAGDDDIIQIFDVKGGTMTKSVPSKKYGAHLARFTHHSRQVLHASTKVDDSLRLLDLHSEGYIRYFSGHTDKVTCLALSPGSDSVISCSKDDTVAIWDLSSRHAQGKLKLSTPYLVAFDPSASVIAIASQSTSSVLLYDFRNYDKSPFSTFDLAQYEERYTPSTRGRAWTRLEFSNDGKYLLVGTDYHGHFILDAFEGNLKAFLVGKNGSPGRAAPVSTTGKPLGQGDACFTPEGRYVIGGSGDHQDMLVWDLQQTPDANLVLQPMTKLPHRSRTAVVEYNPRFNMMASADKDIFFWLPEDTSKAV, encoded by the exons ATGGCGGACGGCGGCCAGTCCACGccacagcagctgcagctgcagcaacaAGCTGCTCAGCAGACCCAGAAGGTGTCGGATATCATCCGTAGCTATCGGCCTGCGAAG GTGTTCAAGCCGACAAAGCAAGAGAGTTTCATAACCTCACTTGATTTCGATGACCAGGGCGAATTTGTTGTCactgctggcgatgatgacatTATTCAAATTTTTGATGTCAAGGGTGGTACAATGACGAAGTCGGTTCCCAGCAAGAAATACGGTGCGCACTTGGCTAGGTTTACCCATCATTCCCGCCAGGTCCTCCACGCAAGTACAAAAGTTGATG ATTCCTTGCGATTGCTCGACTTGCACAGTGAAGGGTATATACGCTACTTCTCGGGACATACGGATAAAGTGACGTGCTTGGCTCTTTCCCCAGGAAGCGATTCAGTCATTTCATGTTCCAAAGATGACACAGTTGCGATCTGGGATCTGAGCTCCAGGCATGCACAAGGAAAACTGAAGCTTTCGACGCCATATCTCGTTGCTTTCGACCCCTCCGCATCCGTGATCGCGATCGCGTCCCAGTCTACCTCATCTGTTCTTCTCTATGACTTCCGAAACTACGACAAATCCCCATTCTCAACATTCGATCTTGCCCAGTATGAAGAAAGATATACCCCGTCGACTCGTGGACGAGCTTGGACTCGACTTGAATTCTCGAATGATGGAAAATACTTGCTTGTTGGTACAGACTATCATGGCCACTTCATTCTCGACGCCTTCGAAGGCAATCTCAAGGCCTTTTTGGTTGGCAAGAATGGCTCACCAGGTAGAGCCGCTCCTGTTTCAACCACGGGAAAGCCCCTCGGACAGGGAGACGCATGCTTCACGCCAGAAGGTCGGTACGTCattggaggatctggagatCACCAGGATATGTTGGTGTGGGATCTGCAGCAGACCCCGGACGCAAATCTTGTTTTGCAGCCGATGACCAAATTACCGCATCGCAGCCGGACTGCTGTCGTGGAGTACAATCCGAGATTCAACATGATGGCTTCTGCGGACAAGGACATTTTCTTCTGGCTTCCTGAAGACACTTCAAAGGCAGTCTAA
- a CDS encoding DUF4112 domain-containing protein (COG:S;~EggNog:ENOG410PIRS;~InterPro:IPR025187;~PFAM:PF13430;~TransMembrane:2 (i75-97o128-148i)), with translation MSALFSFVGKKILAESARNHFGTEDPYFEEVPASRLGRTFGKKTQKRRKAIPPGLSENDSKVLTRVKRRAYRLDLCLFSLCGIRFGWGSVIGIFPFIGDAADAMLALMVLKTCEGIDGGLPGRLRTQMMINIIIDFFLGLVPFVGDIADAAYKCNTRNAVVLEKHLREKGARTIARQERQHGTDVDPSLPSEFDRYDSEAGVGSRNTKRGNDSVRRQKSKSRKDRGGRSAAPETDLESGNLDNPPARG, from the exons ATGTCCGCTCTTTTCTCCTTTGtcgggaagaagattctCGCAGAGTCTGCGAGGAATCATTTTGGAACAGAG GACCCCTACTTCGAAGAAGTCCCCGCATCGCGTTTAGGCCGAACGTTTGGCAAGAAAACACAGAAAAGACGCAAGGCCATTCCGCCTGGTCTCTCTGAGAATGACAGCAAAGTCCTTACGCGCGTTAAGCGACGAGCATATAGACTGGACCTTTGCCTTTTCAGTCTTTGCGGCATTAGATTCGGATGGGGAAGTGTTATCGGTATATTCCCTTT CATCGGAGATGCAGCCGATGCCATGTTGgcgttgatggtgttgaagacCTGTGAAGGTATCGACGGAGGGCTTCCGGGTCGGCTTCGAACGCAGATGATGATCAATATCATTattgacttcttcctcggacTTGTACCGTTCGTCGGAGATATAGCAGACGCCGCATACAAGTGCAACACGCGAAATGCCGTCGTTCTTGAGAAACATTTGCGGGAAAAGGGCGCCCGTACAATCGCAAGGCAAGAACGACAGCATGGAACCGACGTTGATCCAAGCTTGCCAAGCGAATTTGACCGATACGATTCAGAGGCTGGCGTTGGTTCGCGGAACACGAAGCGTGGCAACGACTCAGTCCGCCGGCAAAAGTCAAAGTCTCGCAAGGACCGTGGCGGCAGGTCGGCGGCGCCAGAAACCGACCTTGAGAGCGGAAACCTGGACAACCCTCCAgcccgaggatga
- the OAC1 gene encoding putative mitochondrial oxaloacetate transporter (Oac) (BUSCO:EOG09263OCO;~COG:C;~EggNog:ENOG410PH4Y;~InterPro:IPR018108,IPR023395;~PFAM:PF00153) — protein sequence MSTTTGAFIAGGIAACGAVTVTHSFETVKIRLQLQGELQAKSEAVKKYKGVLHGVKVILQNEGPRGLFRGIGSAYIYQVLLNGCRLGFYEPIRGGLTTAVYKDPQVQSLGVNVFAGASSGIIGAAAGSPFFLVKTRLQSFSPFLPVGTQHQYRNSFDGLRKIYTSEGVGGLYRGVGAAMVRTGFGSSVQLPTYFFAKRRLIKHLGMEDGPALHLASSTASGFVVCCVMHPPDTIMSRMYNQTGNLYQGVFDCLSKTIRTEGILAIYKGYFAHLARILPHTILTLSLAEQTNKLMRRAEDRFLSDSLKENL from the exons ATGTCTACAACGACCGG CGCGTTTATTGCCGGAGGTATCGCAGCATGCGGCGCAGTCACCGTTACACACAGCTTTGAGACAGTAAAGATTCG TCTACAATTACAAGGAGAGTTGCAGGCGAAGTCAGAGGCGGTCAAGAAATACAAGGGTGTCCTCCATGGCGTGAAGGTCATTCTGCAGAACGAGGGCCCGCGAGGTCTGTTCCGGGGAATTGGCTCGGCG TATATATATCAAGTTCTTCTCAACGGTTGCCGTCTCGGTTTCTACGAGCCTATTCGTGGCGGGCTCACGACCGCTGTCTATAAAGACCCGCAAGTCCAATCCCTCGGTGTTAATGTTTTTGCCGGTGCCTCATCCGGAATCATTGGAGCTGCCGCAGGCTCACcgttcttcctcgtcaaaaCCCGTCTTCAGTCATTCTCACCTTTCCTCCCCGTCGGCACACAACATCAGTACCGGAACTCGTTCGATGGTCTGCGGAAGATCTACACTTCAGAAGGAGTTGGTGGGCTATACCGTGGAGTAGGAGCAGCCATGGTGCGAACTGGGTTTGGTAGCTCTGTCCAACTACCTACATACTTTTTTGCGAAGAGACGCTTGATTAAGCACCTCGGCATGGAGGATGGCCCAGCACTCCACTTGGCCAGTAGCACAGCATCCggttttgttgtttgctGCGTCATGCATCCTCCTG ATACCATTATGTCTAGAATGTACAACCAAACCGGTAACCTTTACCAAGGCGTGTTTGACTGCCTGTCGAAGACGATTAGAACGGAAGGAATCCTTGCTATTTACAAGGGCTACTTTGCTCATCTGGCTCGTATCCTACCTCACACC ATCTTGACTCTCAGTCTGGCCGAGCAAACCAATAAGTTAATGCGCAGGGCCGAGGACAGGTTCCTCTCAGATTCCCTCAAGGAAAATCTTTAA